A genomic region of Prevotella scopos JCM 17725 contains the following coding sequences:
- a CDS encoding 1-acyl-sn-glycerol-3-phosphate acyltransferase, with protein sequence MLQALSKWLLYNFMGWKKDVRFTLPDKAIICLAPHTSNLDFLIGQLYARAEKQKSNFLMKKEWFFWPLGPIFRSLGGIPVWRDKKTSMTDRLADYAMKADKFQLCITPEGTRSLNPDWKKGFYYIALKAQLPIYLYGLDYERKLIECSKVITPSGDIEKDMREVKLYFKDFKGKHPELFTIGN encoded by the coding sequence ATGTTACAAGCTTTATCTAAGTGGCTTCTTTATAATTTTATGGGGTGGAAGAAGGATGTTAGGTTTACTTTGCCTGACAAAGCTATTATTTGCCTTGCACCTCATACGAGTAATCTTGATTTTCTTATAGGACAACTTTATGCCCGGGCTGAAAAACAGAAAAGTAATTTCCTCATGAAGAAGGAATGGTTTTTCTGGCCACTAGGTCCTATCTTTCGAAGTCTTGGAGGTATTCCTGTATGGCGTGATAAGAAAACGAGTATGACAGACAGATTAGCTGATTATGCAATGAAGGCTGATAAGTTTCAACTTTGTATTACTCCAGAAGGTACCAGAAGTTTAAACCCTGATTGGAAGAAGGGCTTTTATTATATTGCTTTAAAAGCTCAACTGCCTATCTATCTATATGGTTTAGATTATGAACGGAAACTGATAGAGTGTTCTAAGGTCATAACACCTTCAGGTGACATAGAAAAAGATATGAGGGAAGTCAAATTGTATTTCAAAGACTTTAAGGGTAAACATCCAGAATTGTTTACGATTGGAAACTAG
- a CDS encoding diphosphate--fructose-6-phosphate 1-phosphotransferase, whose protein sequence is MEISALQKERAGYQPKLPKALQGAVKVKEGAPTQSVDNQEEIKKLFPNTYGMPLVEFVPSDAANNAKINVGIILSGGQAPGGHNVISGLFDEVKKLNPENRLYGFLMGPGGLVDHKYIEITAENLQAYRNTGGFDMIGSGRTKLEKEEQFEKGLEIIRQLDIKAIVIIGGDDSNTNACVLAEYYASKNYGVQVIGCPKTIDGDLKNDQIETSFGFDTATKTYSELIGNIERDCNSARKYWHFIKLMGRSASHIALECALQTQPNICLVSEEIESKDQTLNDIVEYIAGVVAYRAEQGNNFGVVLIPEGLIEFIPAIGRLIQELNDLLAAHGADYLNLDKDAQRKYILEHLSAENKATFETLPEGVARQLSLDRDPHGNVQVSLIETEKLISEMVAAKLDQWKKEGKYNGKFSPLHHFFGYEGRCAAPSNFDADYCYALGSSAAQLIANGKTGYMAIVKNTTASADQWKAGGVPITMMMNMERRNGEMKPVIRKALVELDGAPFKTFAAQREKWAKETCYIYPGPIQYWGPSSVCDLTTKTLELEQAK, encoded by the coding sequence ATGGAAATTAGCGCATTGCAGAAGGAAAGAGCAGGCTATCAGCCAAAGTTACCAAAGGCTCTTCAGGGTGCAGTAAAGGTGAAGGAAGGTGCTCCTACACAGAGTGTTGACAATCAGGAGGAAATCAAGAAGTTATTCCCTAACACGTACGGAATGCCTCTCGTAGAGTTTGTTCCATCTGACGCAGCAAACAATGCTAAGATTAACGTTGGTATCATTCTCTCAGGTGGTCAGGCTCCTGGTGGACACAATGTTATTTCTGGTCTCTTTGATGAGGTTAAGAAGTTAAACCCAGAAAACCGTCTTTATGGTTTTCTCATGGGTCCTGGTGGTCTTGTTGATCACAAATACATTGAGATTACAGCAGAAAATCTTCAGGCTTACCGCAACACTGGTGGTTTCGATATGATTGGTTCTGGTAGAACTAAACTCGAGAAGGAAGAGCAGTTTGAGAAGGGTCTTGAGATTATCCGCCAGTTGGATATTAAGGCTATTGTAATCATCGGTGGTGATGACTCTAATACCAATGCTTGTGTATTGGCAGAATACTATGCTTCTAAGAATTATGGTGTTCAGGTTATTGGTTGCCCTAAGACTATTGATGGCGACTTGAAGAACGATCAGATTGAGACTTCTTTCGGTTTCGATACAGCAACTAAGACATACTCTGAGCTTATTGGTAACATTGAGCGTGACTGTAACTCTGCTCGTAAGTATTGGCACTTCATCAAGTTGATGGGTCGTTCTGCATCTCACATCGCTCTTGAGTGTGCTTTGCAGACTCAGCCAAACATCTGCTTGGTATCTGAGGAAATTGAATCTAAGGATCAGACTTTGAATGATATCGTTGAGTATATCGCAGGTGTTGTTGCATACCGTGCAGAGCAGGGCAACAACTTCGGTGTTGTTTTGATTCCAGAAGGTCTTATCGAGTTTATTCCTGCTATCGGTCGTTTGATTCAGGAGTTGAATGATTTGCTCGCTGCTCATGGCGCTGATTATTTGAACCTTGACAAGGATGCACAGCGTAAGTATATCCTTGAACACCTTTCTGCAGAGAACAAGGCTACATTTGAGACACTTCCAGAGGGTGTTGCTCGTCAGCTTTCTCTCGATCGTGACCCACACGGAAACGTACAGGTATCTCTCATCGAGACAGAAAAGCTTATCTCTGAGATGGTTGCAGCTAAGCTTGATCAGTGGAAGAAGGAAGGTAAGTACAATGGTAAGTTCTCTCCTTTGCACCACTTCTTTGGTTACGAGGGTCGTTGTGCAGCTCCTTCTAACTTTGATGCAGACTACTGTTACGCACTTGGTTCATCTGCAGCTCAGTTGATTGCAAATGGCAAGACTGGTTACATGGCTATCGTTAAGAACACAACTGCAAGTGCTGATCAGTGGAAGGCAGGAGGTGTGCCAATCACTATGATGATGAATATGGAGAGACGTAATGGTGAGATGAAACCTGTTATTCGTAAGGCACTTGTTGAGCTTGATGGTGCTCCATTCAAGACTTTTGCTGCTCAGCGTGAGAAATGGGCTAAAGAGACTTGCTACATTTATCCAGGTCCTATCCAGTATTGGGGTCCTTCTTCAGTATGTGATTTGACTACCAAGACACTTGAGTTAGAGCAGGCTAAGTAA